The sequence GCTTGTACCGACGATGTTAGCGTCAAAGCCCTGTACCGGACCGGCTTCCAACATATCTAGCGCTTTACCTTTGGTCGGCCCTTCCGCTTCGGGGATATCCACCAAAACGATATCGCCCAATTCTTTTTGCGCCAGCATGAGTGCAGTGGTTGCACCTGTAAATCCTGCTCCGATGATGGAAATTTTTCTTCTCCGGATGGCCATCTTTTTTACCCCTCCTGTCAGTGTTTGTTACCGAGACCTTGGATCCGTTTTTTTTGTTACTTGCAATTACAGATTATCGATCAAACGATCGGCAAATTCAGAGCACTTCACTTCGGTTGCGCCTTCCATCAGGCGGGCGAAGTCATAGGTCACCGTTTTTTGGCTGATCGTTTTGCTCATCGCGGCGTAAATCCGATCTGCCGCTTCCTGCCAACCGAGGTGCTCCAACATCAGCACACCGGAGAGAATGACCGATCCCGGGTTGACTTTGTCCAGACCCGCATATTTCGGCGCGGTTCCGTGCGTGGCTTCGAAAATCGCATGCCCCGTGTCGTAGTTGATATTGGCTCCCGGCGCGATCCCGATGCCGCCCACTTGTGCCGCCAAAGCATCGGAAATGTAGTCCCCGTTGAGGTTGAGTGTGGCGATCACGTCATACTCCGCTGGGCGCGTCAGGATTTGTTGCAGGAAGGCGTCGGCGATCGAGTCCTTCACGATCACTTTGCCTGCTTCTTCAGCCTCTTTTTGCGCCTGATTGGCCGCTTCCACGCCTTTTTCTGCCTTGATGCGGTCATATTGCGCCCAGGTAAAGGTCTGATCCGCAAATTCACGTTCCGCCAATTCGTAACCCCAGTTTTTAAAGGCACCTTCCGTAAATTTCATGATGTTGCCCTTGTGTACCAGGGTGACACTTTTGCGTCCATGCTTAAGCGCATAGTTGATGGCCGCTCGCACCAACCGTTCCGTTCCCTCTCGGGACACCGGTTTGACACCGATACCGGCGGTTTCCGGGAAACGGATTTTTTTCACACCCATTTCCTCTTGCAGGAAACGGATTACTTTTTTCACTTCTTCTGACCCGGCCGGCCATTCGATCCCGGCATAGATGTCTTCCGAGTTTTCACGGAAAATGACCATATCCACAAGCTCGGGATGCTTAACCGGGGATGGCACGCCATCAAAGTAACG is a genomic window of Polycladomyces subterraneus containing:
- the icd gene encoding NADP-dependent isocitrate dehydrogenase — protein: MALWEKPTTGEKIVVDNGRLHVPDHPIIPFIEGDGTGPDIWAAARRVLDAAVEKAYGGAKKIAWYEVYAGEKAYNRFGQWLPEETLQAVREYYVAIKGPLTTPVGGGIRSLNVALRQELDLYVCLRPVRYFDGVPSPVKHPELVDMVIFRENSEDIYAGIEWPAGSEEVKKVIRFLQEEMGVKKIRFPETAGIGVKPVSREGTERLVRAAINYALKHGRKSVTLVHKGNIMKFTEGAFKNWGYELAEREFADQTFTWAQYDRIKAEKGVEAANQAQKEAEEAGKVIVKDSIADAFLQQILTRPAEYDVIATLNLNGDYISDALAAQVGGIGIAPGANINYDTGHAIFEATHGTAPKYAGLDKVNPGSVILSGVLMLEHLGWQEAADRIYAAMSKTISQKTVTYDFARLMEGATEVKCSEFADRLIDNL